Proteins encoded by one window of Calidithermus timidus DSM 17022:
- a CDS encoding S8/S53 family peptidase, which produces MKHLVWILLLVWLAACGRTNPPSVTFNYTLDPTLQPEPASIPDGPQGPRPLAAVADAQGNKATFVLDEVIFSPKNQGELQDFLTRYGGTVLSNNAVPTPPPGSGITLEPKYTTPTEYLVKIDPTKLDVSTFKADAEKAGLGGTFKISSEGGAKLMALVARTLASGQGASANFVGQGDAPGDTVLLQTNEGGSNNAFAWAEFGDTGSKANVVRAWQFVAARGVPRRSRIAILDGGFWLDSAGNSLSADFPTHPLQYDFVDGDYNAGGTSLWTCGGSACPWHGTGAASVALSALNNGTGAAGTGGQVADPILFKTTADLYQVKHAVRAAIGWGADVISMSFGICNVDPWCDFANVAYEVTGFYNAFEDALAAGRVLVASAGNNGKNANAVPCKLDGVICVGALANNSNSAIGYSNFGPFVDIWAPTNIHAVYRDDTNGPLFLTTFGGTSASAPFIAGIAAMMRAYNPALTSDQVKNILQQTGYNNSPDPKVNYYVNAFAAVLQAAGNFLNPDRLEPNNTPAQASTPTPGTTYDLSLHNGADQDVYRVNAPGYSRVNFIFNYPDGLGKLGLGNGLVKESGCGDTELISDKIEANGRNVIVDVPPGNSLLTLSALARLPYHFSFSQVPFSLDPDALEPNETGNTARNVGQGSYSATLHTSSDVDYYSFTATASSSKPFIFNILSTDIPLTVRIFDGGNNEVFEGSTGPDCSSLPVYTFPAGTATYTVKVSASAGEVGKYAFGLGAFSPPIPPLITIFGSLKLWWINPGDPGDRFLKGVKEGFLFERNVDIRNIQLGGEGLHLNLYNLNGNKVAEGQPFSTPGGGPTGERIDLSSLPAGEYALEVLRTGEFADGSVRLPLVPYNLQLGVGGP; this is translated from the coding sequence ATGAAACATCTGGTCTGGATTCTGCTACTGGTATGGCTGGCCGCTTGCGGGCGCACCAACCCCCCGAGCGTGACCTTCAACTACACCCTCGACCCCACGCTACAGCCCGAACCTGCCAGCATCCCCGACGGCCCCCAGGGGCCACGCCCACTGGCTGCGGTGGCGGACGCCCAGGGCAATAAAGCCACCTTCGTCCTGGACGAGGTGATCTTCTCCCCCAAGAACCAGGGCGAGCTTCAGGATTTTCTAACCCGCTACGGCGGAACTGTGCTCTCCAACAACGCGGTGCCGACACCTCCGCCCGGTTCGGGCATCACCCTCGAGCCCAAGTACACCACCCCTACCGAGTACCTGGTCAAGATTGACCCCACCAAACTGGACGTGTCCACCTTCAAGGCCGATGCCGAAAAAGCTGGTTTGGGCGGCACCTTCAAAATTTCCAGCGAGGGCGGGGCCAAGCTGATGGCCCTGGTAGCCCGCACCCTGGCCAGTGGACAGGGCGCGAGCGCCAACTTCGTAGGGCAGGGCGACGCGCCGGGCGATACCGTGCTCCTGCAAACCAACGAGGGGGGCAGCAACAACGCCTTTGCCTGGGCCGAGTTCGGCGACACCGGCAGCAAGGCCAACGTGGTGCGTGCCTGGCAGTTTGTGGCCGCCAGAGGCGTGCCGCGCAGATCCCGCATCGCCATCCTGGACGGCGGCTTCTGGCTGGACAGCGCAGGCAACAGCCTGAGCGCCGACTTCCCCACCCATCCCCTTCAGTACGACTTTGTGGACGGCGACTACAACGCGGGTGGAACCAGCCTCTGGACTTGTGGTGGAAGTGCATGCCCCTGGCACGGCACAGGAGCGGCGAGTGTGGCCCTCTCGGCGTTGAACAACGGCACCGGTGCTGCGGGCACGGGGGGGCAGGTGGCCGACCCCATTTTGTTCAAAACCACTGCCGATCTCTATCAGGTCAAACATGCGGTGCGCGCAGCCATCGGCTGGGGGGCCGATGTAATTTCGATGAGCTTTGGAATATGCAACGTAGACCCGTGGTGTGACTTTGCCAATGTGGCATACGAGGTGACCGGGTTCTACAACGCCTTTGAAGATGCCCTGGCTGCGGGACGGGTGCTGGTGGCTTCGGCTGGGAACAATGGAAAGAATGCCAATGCAGTTCCCTGCAAACTGGACGGGGTGATCTGCGTGGGGGCACTGGCAAATAACAGCAACAGCGCCATCGGCTATTCCAACTTTGGCCCCTTCGTGGACATCTGGGCTCCCACCAACATCCATGCGGTCTACCGGGATGACACCAATGGCCCTCTTTTTCTCACCACCTTCGGCGGCACCAGCGCCTCTGCCCCCTTTATCGCCGGAATCGCGGCCATGATGCGGGCCTACAACCCTGCCCTCACCTCCGACCAGGTCAAGAACATCCTGCAACAGACCGGTTACAACAACTCGCCTGACCCCAAGGTGAACTACTACGTAAACGCCTTTGCGGCGGTGCTCCAGGCGGCAGGAAATTTCTTGAATCCGGATCGGCTCGAGCCCAACAACACCCCCGCCCAGGCCAGCACCCCCACCCCCGGCACCACCTACGACCTTAGCCTGCACAATGGGGCCGACCAGGACGTATACCGGGTGAACGCTCCTGGCTACAGCCGGGTCAACTTCATCTTCAACTACCCCGACGGGCTAGGCAAGCTGGGGCTGGGCAATGGGCTGGTGAAGGAGTCGGGCTGTGGCGACACAGAGCTCATCAGCGACAAAATCGAGGCCAACGGGCGCAATGTGATTGTGGATGTCCCACCAGGAAACTCGCTGCTGACCCTCTCGGCGCTGGCCCGGCTGCCCTATCACTTCTCCTTCTCGCAAGTGCCTTTTTCACTCGACCCCGATGCCCTGGAGCCCAACGAGACCGGCAATACCGCCCGCAATGTAGGCCAGGGCAGCTACAGCGCCACCCTGCACACCAGCAGCGACGTGGACTACTACAGCTTCACCGCCACCGCCAGCAGCTCCAAGCCTTTTATCTTCAACATCCTCTCCACCGACATCCCGCTCACGGTGCGCATCTTCGACGGGGGCAACAACGAGGTGTTTGAGGGCTCCACCGGCCCGGATTGCAGCAGCCTGCCGGTCTATACCTTCCCGGCCGGCACCGCGACCTATACCGTCAAGGTCTCGGCCAGCGCGGGCGAGGTGGGCAAATACGCCTTTGGGTTGGGCGCATTCAGCCCTCCCATACCCCCCCTGATCACCATCTTTGGCTCGCTCAAGCTGTGGTGGATCAACCCCGGCGACCCCGGCGACCGCTTCCTCAAAGGGGTAAAAGAGGGCTTCCTCTTCGAGCGCAACGTGGACATCCGCAACATTCAGCTCGGGGGCGAGGGCCTTCACCTCAACCTTTACAACTTGAACGGCAACAAGGTAGCCGAGGGCCAGCCCTTCAGCACCCCCGGGGGTGGGCCTACAGGCGAGCGTATAGACCTGAGCAGCCTGCCCGCAGGCGAGTATGCGCTGGAGGTGCTGCGCACGGGTGAGTTTGCCGATGGCTCGGTGCGCCTGCCGCTGGTGCCCTACAACCTGCAACTGGGCGTGGGCGGGCCATAG
- a CDS encoding DUF5615 family PIN-like protein: protein MASWPRVAAKPPRPCPAWTATFGLEAYSVQRLGYRDATDRVIFEAARAAQAIVINKDSDFVGFLELHGPPPQVLWITLGNTSNTNLKDVLSKVFERALKLFAAGEPLVEIGEVS, encoded by the coding sequence CTGGCCTCATGGCCAAGGGTAGCGGCAAAGCCGCCGAGGCCATGCCCAGCCTGGACGGCAACGTTTGGGTTAGAAGCCTATTCTGTGCAGCGGCTCGGCTACCGCGACGCTACGGATAGGGTGATCTTTGAGGCAGCACGCGCCGCTCAAGCCATCGTAATAAACAAAGACAGCGATTTTGTTGGTTTTTTGGAACTGCACGGGCCCCCTCCACAGGTGCTGTGGATTACGTTGGGTAACACTTCCAACACGAACCTCAAAGATGTGCTATCGAAGGTATTCGAGCGTGCCCTGAAGCTATTTGCGGCAGGCGAACCTCTGGTTGAGATTGGCGAAGTCTCCTAG